From Cherax quadricarinatus isolate ZL_2023a chromosome 56, ASM3850222v1, whole genome shotgun sequence, a single genomic window includes:
- the LOC128700838 gene encoding uncharacterized protein: MLRFVVLTLLVAMVIGQAKNSGCNYFCTKPEGPNKGAHYCCSPPFIPLKPEEKHPGKCPPPLKDCTRIIPQVCPHDGHCPFNQKCCFDTCLDLHTCKPAHF, translated from the exons ATG CTGCGTTTTGTGGTGTTGACCCTGTTGGTTGCCATGGTGATTGGTCAAGCTAAAAACTCTGGCTGCAACTACTTTTGCACGAAGCCTGAAGGACCTAACAAAGGAGCTCACTATTGTTGTTCTCCACCATTTATTCCTTTAAAACCAGAAGAAA AACACCCTGGAAAGTGTCCTCCTCCACTGAAAGACTGCACTAGGATCATACcacag GTGTGCCCCCATGATGGACACTGCCCCTTCAACCAGAAATGTTGCTTCGACACCTGTCTTGACCTTCACACCTGCAAACCTGCACATTTCTGA